In one window of Campylobacter coli DNA:
- a CDS encoding fibronectin type III domain-containing protein, translating into MKKFHLSLCLGALTLLFSACSVSQLSNIGSKKELLVNESLPKIDNLKSLSDISNIAFEWDPLYDDNIKGFYLYRSNDANPEFKLVGTIKDKFQTHYVDAKLEPNTKYYYMMRSFNNQGHISEDGKVVEVKTMPRLEAIAFAQAITNLPSRIKLIWRPHSDPRVASYIIERAKADGQEFKKIAEVKNRLNAEFIDEDLKPEESFNYRIIAVGFDGVQSEPSSVLNSTSKALPPQVEHLNASLDGANKIVLTWDAPKYKDFSYYKVYSTSSSLLPYTLLAKTEQNSYEDIVEGAAKSRYYKVTMVDIDGLESSMPKNGVEGKTLGSPSSPSVILAQSTSDGIELEWVDNDSRAVEYEVRRYGGGQNAIFKGIKEKRLKDIKALPGVEYSYEVIAIDSVGLRSEPSKRVKAGQ; encoded by the coding sequence ATGAAAAAATTTCACTTGAGTCTTTGCTTGGGTGCTTTGACTCTTTTATTTAGTGCTTGCAGTGTTTCGCAACTTTCCAATATAGGTTCAAAGAAAGAACTTTTAGTCAATGAAAGCTTGCCAAAGATTGACAATCTTAAAAGCCTTAGTGATATTAGTAATATAGCGTTTGAATGGGATCCTTTATATGATGATAATATCAAAGGATTTTATTTATATCGTTCAAATGATGCAAATCCTGAATTTAAACTTGTAGGAACGATTAAGGATAAATTTCAAACCCATTATGTAGATGCTAAGCTTGAGCCAAATACGAAATATTACTATATGATGAGAAGTTTTAATAATCAAGGACATATTTCAGAAGATGGAAAGGTGGTTGAAGTAAAAACTATGCCAAGATTAGAGGCTATTGCTTTTGCACAAGCTATTACCAATTTACCAAGCCGAATTAAATTGATTTGGCGTCCGCATTCAGATCCAAGAGTAGCTTCTTATATCATAGAAAGAGCTAAGGCAGATGGACAAGAATTTAAAAAAATTGCTGAGGTAAAAAATCGTTTAAATGCTGAATTTATAGATGAGGATTTAAAGCCAGAGGAGAGTTTTAATTATAGAATTATAGCGGTTGGGTTTGATGGAGTGCAAAGTGAGCCAAGTTCTGTTTTAAATTCTACAAGCAAGGCTTTGCCACCTCAAGTTGAACATTTAAATGCGAGTTTAGATGGAGCCAATAAAATAGTTTTAACATGGGATGCTCCTAAATATAAAGATTTTTCGTATTATAAAGTTTATTCTACGAGTTCAAGTTTACTTCCTTATACTCTTTTGGCGAAAACCGAGCAAAATTCTTATGAGGATATAGTTGAAGGTGCTGCAAAGAGTAGATACTATAAGGTAACTATGGTAGATATAGATGGGCTTGAAAGTTCTATGCCTAAAAATGGAGTAGAGGGCAAAACTTTAGGGAGCCCATCTTCTCCTAGTGTGATTTTGGCTCAAAGTACAAGTGATGGTATTGAATTAGAATGGGTAGATAATGACTCAAGAGCAGTTGAATACGAAGTTAGACGCTATGGCGGTGGGCAAAATGCTATTTTTAAAGGTATAAAAGAGAAAAGATTAAAAGATATCAAAGCTTTACCGGGTGTAGAGTATAGTTATGAAGTGATAGCGATTGATTCTGTTGGCCTTCGTTCAGAGCCTTCAAAGAGAGTTAAGGCGGGGCAATAG
- a CDS encoding RluA family pseudouridine synthase — protein sequence MQTFLVDESSRLDTFLAKNLQQSRNQIALMIEKNCVWVNDKIQNKNSFKLKVGDRLVLNLPLVEEVKPKFDIDFDIEILYEDEDLLVLNKPSNLVVHGAKSVKSATLVDWLIEKQYTLSTLGGEVRAGLVHRLDKETSGAILIAKNNFTHQKLSEQLSDKTMGRIYLALIDLPLKEDKIIIDKALIRSSANAIKKIVTNSFVKGSKEAKSAFANLAKSEDVSLIAAKLFTGRTHQIRAHLASINRHILGDELYGYRGKYECRIMLHAYFLYFIHPRNGEKIFIQAPLMDDFKQILEKKFILGELNEKISLESLLGCFDSFI from the coding sequence ATGCAAACTTTTTTGGTTGATGAATCTTCAAGGCTCGATACTTTTTTAGCTAAAAATCTTCAGCAAAGTCGCAATCAAATAGCCTTGATGATAGAAAAAAACTGCGTTTGGGTTAATGATAAAATTCAAAATAAAAATTCATTTAAGCTAAAAGTCGGAGATAGACTTGTTTTAAATTTACCGCTTGTAGAGGAAGTTAAACCTAAATTTGATATAGATTTTGATATAGAAATTTTATACGAAGATGAGGATTTGTTGGTTTTAAACAAACCCTCAAATTTGGTAGTTCATGGTGCAAAGAGTGTTAAAAGTGCGACTTTGGTGGATTGGCTTATAGAAAAACAATACACCCTTTCTACTTTGGGTGGAGAAGTGCGTGCAGGGCTTGTTCATAGGCTTGATAAAGAAACAAGCGGAGCTATATTGATAGCGAAAAATAATTTTACCCACCAAAAGCTTAGCGAGCAGCTTAGCGATAAAACTATGGGAAGAATTTATCTTGCGTTAATTGATTTGCCACTAAAAGAGGATAAAATTATCATAGATAAAGCTTTGATTCGATCAAGTGCTAATGCTATTAAAAAAATAGTTACAAATAGCTTTGTTAAGGGTTCTAAGGAGGCTAAAAGTGCTTTTGCTAACTTGGCAAAAAGCGAGGATGTGAGCCTTATTGCAGCTAAGCTTTTTACAGGTAGAACGCATCAAATCAGAGCACATTTAGCTAGTATAAATCGTCATATTTTAGGAGATGAACTATATGGCTATAGGGGAAAATACGAGTGTAGGATTATGCTGCATGCGTATTTTTTGTATTTTATTCATCCTAGAAATGGAGAAAAAATATTTATTCAAGCTCCATTAATGGACGATTTTAAACAAATTTTAGAAAAAAAATTTATTTTAGGAGAGCTTAATGAAAAAATTTCACTTGAGTCTTTGCTTGGGTGCTTTGACTCTTTTATTTAG
- a CDS encoding FtsW/RodA/SpoVE family cell cycle protein, with product MFIPDRRILTHFDYMQPILFIPIILISFFLIFEANAFLAEKQFVYACVGIAAFSVFFLLPIRKLMWLIPIAYWVNILLLLSTDLFGVEKLGAKRWLEIPFTHFTIQPSEIFKPSFILMLAYLIYQDPPPKNGYKLKQFLKLSFFIILPFLLIAQEPDLGSAMVLLIVGFGVLFIMGVHYKIWLSIIIAIGISSPIIYTHFLKPYQKQRIHDFISEKPSYQVAQSMIAIGNGGLIGKSQDEATQTHFNFLPISTSDFIFAYLIERFGFLGGFVLILLYTLLIFHLLSLNQKLKEDYFARVAINCVALFIFIYAAVNISMTIGFAPVVGIPLPFFSYGGSSFTIFMIFFGILQHLITFRYFWIDSKNKIK from the coding sequence TTGTTTATACCCGATAGAAGAATTTTAACACATTTTGATTATATGCAACCTATTTTATTTATACCTATTATTTTGATTTCATTTTTTTTGATATTTGAGGCCAATGCTTTTTTAGCTGAAAAACAATTTGTCTATGCCTGTGTAGGAATTGCTGCATTTAGCGTGTTCTTTTTGTTGCCTATCCGCAAACTGATGTGGCTTATACCTATAGCTTATTGGGTAAATATTCTTTTACTTTTAAGCACAGATCTTTTTGGTGTTGAAAAGCTAGGCGCTAAAAGATGGCTTGAAATTCCTTTTACTCATTTTACCATTCAACCTTCTGAAATTTTTAAACCTAGTTTTATTTTAATGCTTGCTTATTTGATCTATCAAGATCCACCGCCTAAAAATGGCTATAAATTAAAACAATTTCTAAAACTTAGTTTTTTTATCATTTTGCCTTTTTTACTGATCGCTCAAGAGCCTGATTTAGGAAGTGCTATGGTGCTTTTAATCGTAGGCTTTGGCGTGCTTTTTATCATGGGTGTGCATTATAAAATTTGGCTTAGTATCATCATCGCCATCGGTATAAGCTCTCCTATTATTTATACACATTTTTTAAAACCCTATCAAAAACAAAGAATTCATGATTTTATCTCAGAAAAACCGAGTTATCAAGTCGCACAATCCATGATAGCTATAGGCAATGGAGGCCTTATAGGAAAATCTCAAGATGAAGCTACGCAAACACATTTTAATTTTTTGCCTATCTCCACAAGTGATTTTATCTTTGCGTATCTTATAGAGAGGTTTGGTTTTTTGGGGGGATTTGTATTGATTTTGCTCTATACTCTACTCATTTTTCATTTGCTAAGCTTAAATCAAAAGCTTAAGGAAGATTATTTTGCTAGGGTTGCTATAAACTGCGTAGCATTGTTTATTTTTATTTATGCTGCGGTAAACATTTCGATGACTATAGGATTTGCGCCTGTTGTTGGTATCCCGCTGCCTTTTTTTAGCTATGGAGGAAGTTCTTTTACGATTTTTATGATTTTCTTTGGAATTTTACAGCATTTGATTACTTTTAGATATTTTTGGATAGATAGTAAAAATAAAATAAAATAA
- a CDS encoding EexN family lipoprotein, with protein MKHFIFSGLIGLGALAFLAGCSDEAKTSDYYKAHLDEAKARVAECKKMEKMNETQQRDCSNAKWAVETEDTGYIEKTWGKSNPDALKWK; from the coding sequence ATGAAACATTTTATTTTTAGCGGATTAATTGGTTTAGGTGCTTTGGCTTTTTTAGCAGGTTGTAGCGATGAGGCAAAAACAAGCGATTATTATAAAGCGCACTTAGATGAGGCAAAAGCTAGAGTTGCAGAATGTAAAAAAATGGAGAAAATGAATGAAACTCAACAAAGGGATTGTTCTAATGCAAAATGGGCAGTTGAAACAGAAGATACAGGTTATATTGAAAAAACTTGGGGTAAATCAAACCCAGACGCTCTTAAATGGAAATAA
- the cas2 gene encoding CRISPR-associated endonuclease Cas2 — protein sequence MRVLLMFDIPTKSKKEQKSANKFRVSLVKLGFFMMQFSVYVKICKGMTSAKTAIKSVERILPPCGNIRVLTITEKQFDNMQILLGGVTFNEKMNDDKNLVLFEYDEKTQDFKYSNDKIYKENKTKSNKIRQASLFEF from the coding sequence ATGAGAGTATTATTGATGTTTGATATACCCACTAAAAGTAAGAAAGAGCAAAAAAGTGCAAATAAATTTAGAGTTTCGCTTGTAAAACTTGGCTTTTTTATGATGCAATTTAGCGTATATGTTAAAATTTGTAAAGGAATGACTTCGGCTAAAACAGCAATCAAATCCGTAGAAAGAATTTTACCCCCTTGTGGCAATATAAGAGTATTAACCATAACCGAAAAACAATTTGACAATATGCAAATACTTTTAGGTGGAGTTACTTTTAATGAAAAAATGAATGATGATAAAAATTTAGTTCTTTTTGAGTATGATGAAAAAACACAAGATTTTAAATACAGCAATGACAAGATATACAAAGAAAACAAAACTAAGTCTAATAAAATTAGACAAGCTAGTTTGTTTGAATTTTAA
- the cas1 gene encoding type II CRISPR-associated endonuclease Cas1: MAYDEAFKSILISNQAKLSLEFNHLVIKQDDKEAKFFLKDINFIILESLQASITSSLLSALAKYKIILLTCDESHHINGIFSPFLGHFISAKVAKKQIKVTLQRKAILWQKIIKNKISNQAHILKITHHIKEAKELLALAKNVSLNDAKNLEATAAALYFKTLFGSNFTRNEICFVNSALNYGYAVIRSLIVRAVCISGLLPWQGIKHDNIYNDFNLCDDLIEVFRPLVDLCVFDLKDIKESEFLDKEAKQRLIGILQEEIIIENKAYPLNRAINFYIQNFKNALLENDELMMVNLYDRR; this comes from the coding sequence ATGGCCTATGATGAAGCTTTTAAAAGTATATTGATATCCAATCAAGCAAAACTAAGCCTTGAGTTTAATCATCTTGTGATAAAACAAGACGATAAAGAAGCCAAGTTTTTTCTCAAAGATATCAATTTTATCATACTAGAATCTTTGCAAGCAAGTATCACTTCAAGCTTGCTTAGCGCTCTAGCCAAGTATAAAATCATACTTTTAACTTGCGATGAATCTCATCATATCAATGGAATTTTTTCTCCATTTTTAGGTCATTTTATCAGTGCAAAAGTAGCTAAAAAGCAAATTAAAGTAACACTACAAAGAAAAGCGATTTTGTGGCAAAAAATCATTAAAAACAAAATTTCAAATCAAGCCCATATTTTAAAAATTACCCATCATATCAAAGAAGCTAAAGAGCTTCTAGCTTTGGCTAAAAATGTAAGCTTAAATGATGCTAAAAATTTAGAAGCGACTGCAGCTGCTTTGTATTTTAAAACTTTGTTTGGTAGCAATTTTACAAGAAATGAGATATGTTTTGTAAATTCTGCTCTAAATTACGGCTATGCTGTCATAAGATCACTTATAGTTAGAGCGGTTTGCATAAGTGGACTTTTACCTTGGCAAGGTATAAAGCACGATAATATCTATAATGATTTTAATCTTTGTGATGATTTGATAGAAGTATTTAGGCCTTTGGTTGACTTGTGCGTATTTGATTTAAAAGATATAAAAGAGAGTGAATTTTTAGATAAGGAAGCAAAGCAAAGATTAATTGGTATTTTGCAAGAAGAAATCATTATTGAAAATAAAGCTTATCCTTTGAATAGGGCTATAAATTTTTATATTCAAAATTTTAAAAATGCTTTATTGGAAAATGATGAACTTATGATGGTAAATTTATATGATAGAAGATAA
- the cas9 gene encoding type II CRISPR RNA-guided endonuclease Cas9 (Cas9, originally named Csn1, is the large, multifunctional signature protein of type II CRISPR/Cas systems. It is well known even to general audiences because its RNA-guided endonuclease activity has made it a popular tool for custom editing of eukaryotic genomes.): MKILGFDIGINSIGWAFVKDNQLQDCGVRLFTKAEDPKTKESLALPRRNARSNRRRLGRRRSRLIALKHIISKELKLNYQDYIANDGELPKAYEGRLVSPYELRYKALNEKIEPKDLARVILHIAKHRGYMNKNEKKSSDNEKGKILSALKTNALKLEKYQSVGEYFYKEFFQKYKENTKDFINIRNKKGSYENCVLASDLEKELKLILEKQKEWGYSYNDNFIKEILKVAFFQRSLKDFSYLVGACTFFEDEKRACKNSYSAWEFVALTKIINELKSLEKESGELVSSQIINEILNHILDKGSITYKKFREYIKLHESMKFKSLKYDKDNAESAKLIEFRKLVEFKKALGEHSLTREELDQIATYITLIKDNEKLKITLEKYSLNNEQIKNLIEIDFNDHINLSFKALNLILPLMKEGKRYDEACKLLNLKTKSNNQKFDFLPAFCDSIFAQELTNPIVNRAISEYRKVLNALLKKYGKMHKIHIELARDIGLSKKLRTKIEKEQKENYENNIWALNECENFGLKANAKNILKLKLWKEQKEFCIYSGKKISIEHLRDEKALEVDHIYPYSRSFDDSFLNKVLVFTKENQEKLNKTPFEAFGANEERWSKIQALAQNLPYKKKNKILDEAFKGKQQQDFISRNLNDTRYISTLIVKYTKEYLDFLPLDEKEDINLKSGEKGSKIHVQTINGMLTSVLRHTWGFAQKDRNNHLHHALDATIVAYSTNAIIKAFSDFKKEQELLKAKLYAKELTNDSYKHQAKFFEPFEGFREQILNQINKLFVSKPPRKRARGALHKETFYSKDEMIKKYNSQEGVEIALNCGKIRKIGTKYVENDTMVRIDIFKKQNKFYAIPIYTMDFALGVLPNKIVIIGKDKKGNPKQWQEIDESYEFCFSLHKDDLVLIQKKDMQEPEFAYYNGFDISNSSICVEKHDNKFENLTDNQKLLFTNAEEGNVKAKKIGIQGLRIFEKYIITPLGEKIKADFKPREDIALKTSKKHGL; the protein is encoded by the coding sequence ATGAAAATTTTAGGTTTTGATATAGGGATTAACTCTATAGGTTGGGCTTTTGTTAAAGACAATCAATTGCAAGATTGTGGTGTGAGATTATTTACTAAGGCTGAAGATCCTAAAACAAAAGAATCTTTAGCTTTACCTAGACGCAATGCAAGAAGCAATAGAAGACGACTAGGAAGAAGAAGATCAAGACTGATTGCTTTAAAGCATATTATTTCAAAAGAATTGAAATTAAATTATCAAGATTATATAGCAAACGATGGAGAATTGCCTAAAGCTTATGAAGGAAGGCTTGTAAGTCCTTATGAGCTAAGGTATAAAGCACTTAATGAAAAAATAGAACCCAAAGATTTAGCAAGGGTGATTTTACACATAGCAAAACATCGTGGCTATATGAATAAAAATGAAAAAAAATCAAGTGACAATGAAAAGGGTAAAATTTTAAGCGCTTTAAAAACAAATGCTTTAAAATTAGAAAAATATCAAAGTGTAGGAGAGTATTTTTATAAAGAATTTTTCCAAAAATATAAAGAAAATACAAAAGATTTTATAAATATACGCAATAAAAAAGGCAGTTATGAAAATTGCGTTCTAGCAAGTGATTTAGAAAAAGAATTAAAACTGATTTTAGAAAAACAAAAAGAATGGGGATATTCTTATAATGATAATTTTATAAAGGAAATTCTAAAAGTTGCATTTTTTCAAAGATCTTTGAAAGATTTTTCATATTTAGTAGGAGCTTGCACTTTTTTTGAAGATGAAAAAAGAGCTTGTAAAAATTCATATAGTGCTTGGGAATTCGTAGCGTTAACCAAGATTATCAATGAGCTAAAAAGCTTAGAGAAAGAGAGTGGAGAGCTTGTATCGAGTCAGATTATCAATGAAATTTTAAATCATATCTTAGATAAAGGAAGTATCACTTATAAAAAATTTAGAGAATACATTAAACTTCATGAAAGTATGAAATTTAAAAGTCTAAAGTATGATAAAGACAATGCAGAAAGTGCAAAGCTGATCGAATTTAGAAAATTAGTCGAATTTAAAAAAGCCCTAGGAGAGCATTCCTTAACTAGGGAAGAACTAGATCAAATAGCGACTTATATCACTCTAATTAAAGATAATGAGAAATTAAAAATTACTTTAGAAAAGTATAGTTTAAATAACGAGCAAATCAAGAATTTAATAGAAATTGATTTCAATGATCATATAAATCTTAGTTTTAAAGCACTTAATCTAATCTTGCCTTTGATGAAAGAGGGAAAAAGATACGATGAGGCTTGCAAGCTTTTAAATTTGAAAACAAAATCAAACAATCAAAAATTCGATTTTTTACCTGCCTTTTGCGATAGTATTTTTGCACAAGAGCTTACCAATCCTATCGTAAATCGTGCTATAAGCGAGTATAGAAAAGTTTTAAATGCTTTGCTTAAAAAATATGGAAAAATGCATAAAATTCATATAGAATTAGCAAGAGATATAGGGCTGAGTAAAAAGCTTAGGACTAAGATCGAAAAAGAGCAAAAAGAAAACTATGAGAATAATATTTGGGCTTTAAATGAGTGTGAAAATTTTGGGCTTAAGGCAAATGCTAAAAATATCTTAAAATTAAAACTTTGGAAAGAACAAAAAGAATTTTGTATTTATAGTGGTAAAAAAATATCCATAGAACACTTAAGAGATGAAAAAGCTTTAGAGGTTGATCATATATATCCTTATTCACGAAGTTTTGATGATTCTTTTTTAAATAAGGTTTTGGTTTTTACCAAAGAAAATCAAGAAAAACTCAATAAAACACCTTTTGAAGCCTTTGGAGCAAATGAAGAAAGATGGAGTAAAATTCAAGCTTTGGCTCAAAATCTTCCCTACAAAAAGAAAAATAAAATTTTAGACGAAGCTTTTAAAGGTAAGCAACAGCAAGATTTTATCAGCAGGAATTTAAATGATACAAGATATATTTCAACTCTTATTGTTAAATACACAAAAGAATATTTAGATTTTTTACCTTTAGATGAAAAAGAAGATATAAATCTAAAAAGTGGAGAAAAAGGAAGTAAAATACATGTGCAAACAATCAATGGAATGCTTACATCAGTTTTAAGGCATACTTGGGGATTTGCTCAAAAAGATAGAAACAACCATCTTCATCACGCACTTGATGCCACAATAGTCGCTTATAGCACAAATGCCATTATAAAAGCTTTTTCGGATTTTAAAAAAGAACAAGAGCTTTTAAAAGCAAAACTTTATGCTAAAGAACTTACAAATGATAGTTATAAACATCAAGCTAAGTTCTTTGAGCCTTTTGAGGGGTTTAGAGAGCAAATTTTAAATCAAATAAACAAACTTTTTGTTTCAAAACCTCCTAGAAAAAGAGCAAGAGGAGCTTTGCATAAGGAAACATTTTACTCTAAAGATGAAATGATTAAAAAATACAACTCACAAGAAGGTGTAGAAATAGCACTAAATTGTGGAAAAATAAGAAAAATAGGTACAAAATATGTAGAAAATGACACCATGGTAAGGATTGATATTTTTAAAAAACAAAATAAATTTTATGCCATACCTATTTATACTATGGATTTTGCTTTAGGAGTTTTACCAAATAAAATAGTAATTATAGGTAAAGATAAAAAGGGCAATCCAAAGCAATGGCAAGAAATAGATGAAAGCTATGAGTTTTGTTTTTCTTTGCATAAAGATGATTTGGTTTTGATACAAAAAAAAGATATGCAAGAACCCGAATTTGCTTATTATAATGGTTTTGATATCAGTAACTCAAGTATTTGTGTTGAAAAACATGATAATAAATTTGAAAACTTAACAGACAATCAAAAGCTATTGTTTACAAATGCAGAAGAAGGAAATGTAAAGGCTAAAAAAATAGGAATTCAGGGATTGAGAATTTTTGAAAAATACATTATAACCCCGCTTGGAGAAAAAATCAAGGCTGATTTTAAACCAAGGGAAGATATCGCCTTAAAGACGAGCAAAAAACATGGCCTATGA
- a CDS encoding replicative DNA helicase, translating to MQQEHFDLDLERAILSSCIMSEDAYSSIAGDIEPKDFSLKAHQDVFKAIIACVNAGEPISISFLKKHKKIDEQILTEIIATPSIIDLPAYVNELREKSIKRQLLSFAHLLPTRINDNRAVSEISDEIGKEIFNITNRVNTNDIKDIEIVLSELLEEFKKQKSLENKSVIGLDTGFEDLNTMTKGFKGGELIIIAARPGMGKTTLCLNFIEKVLRQDKGVVMFSLEMPAAQIMQRMLSAKTSIPLQKILTADLNDNEWERIGDACNYYSKKKLFIYDSGYATITDVRAILRRLKAQEESIGLCVIDYIGLMMSNSNFNDRHLQVSEISRGLKLLARELDMPIIALSQLNRSLEQRANKRPMMSDLRESGAIEQDADTILFVYRDEVYREQDEKERENKAKAEGKPYQRNFIPNPMQENAEILVGKNRNGPVGVVEVLFLKEKSCFVDKPRFESVEFQE from the coding sequence GTGCAGCAAGAGCATTTTGATTTGGATTTAGAACGCGCAATTTTAAGTAGTTGTATTATGAGCGAGGACGCTTATTCTAGCATAGCAGGAGATATAGAACCTAAAGATTTTAGTCTTAAAGCTCATCAGGATGTTTTTAAAGCTATTATTGCTTGTGTGAATGCTGGAGAGCCTATATCGATTAGCTTTTTAAAAAAGCATAAAAAAATAGATGAGCAAATTTTAACAGAGATTATCGCAACTCCTTCGATAATAGATCTTCCCGCTTATGTCAATGAACTTCGCGAAAAGTCGATTAAAAGACAGCTTTTAAGTTTTGCCCATCTTTTGCCAACAAGGATCAATGATAATCGCGCAGTCAGTGAAATTTCTGATGAAATCGGCAAGGAAATTTTTAACATTACCAATCGTGTAAACACCAACGATATCAAAGATATAGAAATAGTCTTAAGCGAGCTTTTGGAAGAATTTAAAAAACAAAAAAGCCTTGAAAACAAATCCGTGATAGGACTTGATACAGGATTTGAAGATCTAAATACTATGACTAAGGGTTTTAAAGGCGGGGAGCTTATCATCATCGCAGCGCGCCCAGGTATGGGAAAAACAACTTTGTGCTTGAATTTTATAGAAAAGGTTTTAAGACAGGATAAGGGAGTGGTGATGTTTTCGCTTGAAATGCCTGCTGCTCAAATCATGCAAAGAATGCTTTCGGCAAAAACTTCCATTCCTTTGCAAAAAATCTTGACTGCGGATTTAAATGATAATGAATGGGAACGCATTGGCGATGCTTGCAATTATTATTCTAAAAAGAAATTATTTATCTATGATAGTGGTTATGCGACTATCACAGATGTAAGAGCGATTTTAAGGCGTTTAAAGGCTCAAGAAGAAAGTATAGGGCTTTGCGTGATCGATTATATAGGGCTTATGATGAGTAATTCTAATTTTAATGATAGACATTTACAAGTCAGCGAAATTTCAAGAGGGCTTAAGCTTTTAGCAAGGGAGCTTGATATGCCTATCATCGCACTTTCGCAGCTCAATCGTTCTTTAGAACAGCGTGCAAACAAGCGTCCTATGATGAGTGATTTGCGTGAAAGTGGGGCTATAGAGCAGGATGCGGATACGATTTTATTTGTGTATCGTGATGAGGTTTATAGGGAGCAGGATGAAAAAGAACGTGAAAACAAGGCTAAAGCCGAAGGCAAACCTTATCAAAGAAATTTCATTCCTAATCCTATGCAAGAAAATGCTGAAATTTTAGTCGGCAAAAATAGAAATGGCCCTGTAGGAGTTGTCGAGGTTTTATTTTTAAAAGAAAAATCTTGCTTTGTGGATAAACCAAGATTTGAGAGTGTTGAATTTCAGGAGTAG
- a CDS encoding DUF2860 family protein, which produces MKKTLFSFALASLFVSQASSIEFQSGLSGNLSLGIGVRDVKSNISPLANSNYLGGYNAKNSDTAAIPFIGLELYYGNLIDNDRVFLKNYNGRDLSGIALGYERAYLERFSTSFSFISSLREKAYANPYFIGNREETDVSKYGFRISQLYESDFGKFNASYVFAKNKLDKESIEFDSLKREGNYHELELSYNYSLLNLGLIYDYNDADGKAQSYSRYGFKIGTHLVFARNYILTPSLSLNQYKADGTDPIFNQKQDGSITKFNLKLVKNQFLGYDSLYGFVNYGLEKRNSDIDFYDETYHILLTGVGYKF; this is translated from the coding sequence TTGAAAAAAACCTTATTTTCTTTTGCTTTGGCCTCTTTATTTGTAAGTCAAGCTTCATCCATAGAATTTCAAAGTGGTCTTAGCGGAAATTTAAGCTTAGGGATAGGAGTAAGAGATGTTAAAAGCAATATCTCACCTCTAGCAAATAGCAACTATCTAGGTGGGTATAACGCTAAAAATTCCGATACTGCTGCCATACCTTTTATAGGTCTTGAGCTTTATTATGGCAATTTAATCGATAATGATAGAGTATTTCTTAAAAACTATAACGGAAGAGATTTAAGCGGTATTGCTTTGGGTTATGAAAGAGCTTATTTAGAACGCTTTAGCACTTCTTTTTCTTTCATTTCATCTTTAAGAGAAAAAGCTTATGCTAATCCTTATTTTATAGGTAATCGTGAAGAAACTGATGTGAGTAAATACGGCTTTAGAATTTCACAACTTTACGAAAGTGATTTTGGAAAATTCAATGCTTCTTATGTTTTTGCAAAAAACAAACTAGATAAAGAAAGTATAGAATTTGATTCTCTTAAACGAGAGGGAAATTATCATGAGTTAGAATTAAGCTATAATTATTCTTTATTAAACTTAGGCTTAATCTATGATTATAATGACGCTGATGGAAAGGCTCAAAGCTACTCAAGATATGGCTTTAAAATAGGCACACATCTAGTTTTTGCAAGAAATTATATCCTAACTCCAAGCCTAAGCTTAAATCAATACAAAGCAGATGGCACAGATCCTATTTTTAACCAAAAACAAGATGGTAGTATCACAAAATTTAATCTCAAGCTCGTAAAAAATCAATTCTTAGGCTATGACTCACTTTATGGCTTTGTAAATTATGGCCTAGAAAAAAGAAATAGTGATATAGATTTTTACGATGAAACATACCACATCTTGCTTACAGGTGTAGGATATAAATTCTAA